One Clupea harengus chromosome 3, Ch_v2.0.2, whole genome shotgun sequence DNA window includes the following coding sequences:
- the nutf2 gene encoding nuclear transport factor 2 → MGDKPIWEQIGSSFVQHYYQLFDTDRTQLGAIYIDASCLTWEGQQFQGKAAIVEKLSSLPFQKIAHSITAQDHQPTPDSCIMSMVVGQLKADDDPIMGFHQSFILKNINEAWVCTNDMFRLAIHNFG, encoded by the exons ATGGGAGACAAGCCAATTTGGGAACAAATAGGATCCAGCTTTGTCCAGCACTACTATCAGCTATTTGACACAGACAGGACCCAGCTTGGAGCAATATAT ATTGATGCATCATGCCTTACGTGGGAGGGACAGCAATTCCAAGGGAAAGCAGCAATTGTCGAGAAGCTCTCT agTTTGCCTTTCCAAAAAATTGCTCACAGCATAACTGCACAAGACCACCAGCCCACTCCTGACAGCTGTATAATGAGTATGGTAGTAGGTCAACTAAAA GCAGATGATGACCCCATCATGGGATTTCATCAGAGCTTCATACTGAAGAACATTAATGAAGCCTGGGTGTGTACCAATGACATGTTCCGCTTGGCGATACACAATTTTGGCTAA
- the thap11 gene encoding THAP domain-containing protein 11 — translation MPGFTCCVPGCYNNSQRDRDLRFYTFPKDTTQREIWLKNISRSGVKGCFSTFQPTTGHRVCSEHFAGGRKTYTIRIPTIFPLRGVNEKRSRRGRGRGRKTPAVLPSVTSLGATPADGVTRFTSTEEQDGQNGHDTKPVDLTVQTDETCVTTMVSCSATVSDDMNLQLVETALSAAKGASIRNTFDVGTVSALDHAYSLPCGTTSTDLLRKLNEQRDIIALMEVKMKELKTTLHHLKVSEAKLMEEIRERDGLLSKCFAQKPYEIDVVL, via the coding sequence ATGCCTGGATTTACGTGCTGCGTGCCTGGCTGTTACAACAACTCCCAACGTGACCGTGATCTCCGCTTTTACACATTTCCAAAGGataccacacagagagagatttggCTGAAGAACATCTCCAGGAGCGGGGTTAAAGGGTGTTTTAGTACCTTCCAGCCCACAACGGGCCATCGAGTGTGTAGTGAACACTTTGCTGGTGGTAGAAAAACGTACACAATTCGAATCCCAACTATATTTCCACTTCGGGGCGTGAATGAGAAAAGGAGCCGAAGAGGAAGGGGCAGAGGTAGGAAAACACCCGCTGTTTTGCCCTCGGTCACCAGTCTCGGCGCTACACCTGCAGACGGTGTAACGCGATTTACCAGTACAGAAGAGCAGGATGGGCAAAATGGGCATGATACGAAACCGGTGGACCTTACCGTGCAGACCGACGAAACTTGTGTAACTACAATGGTATCCTGCTCAGCTACGGTGTCTGACGACATGAACCTTCAGTTGGTAGAGACTGCACTAAGTGCTGCCAAAGGCGCATCGATTCGAAACACATTTGACGTGGGCACGGTGAGCGCCTTGGACCACGCATATTCTCTACCCTGTGGTACAACTTCTACTGACCTGTTGCGAAAGCTGAATGAGCAGCGGGACATCATCGCTTTGATGGAAGTAAAAATGAAAGAGCTGAAAACCACCCTTCATCATTTAAAAGTCTCCGAGGCCAAGCTAATGGAAGaaatcagagagagggatggattgCTGTCCAAATGCTTCGCTCAGAAACCCTACGAGATTGACGTTGTCCTATAA